GTCGAAACCCCGCTTTTGACCGGAAAGGGCGCGGGCAGGGGGCCAACAGCCTCCTCGGTCGTCGCCGACCTCATCGACCTCGCAAGAGGGCACAGATTACCCGCCTTCGGCATCCCGGCGAAAGACCTTCAGGACGCCGTCTGGGCCGATCCCGGCGAAACGGTCAACAGCTACTACCTGCGTCTGATGGTTGTCGATCGGGCGGGCGTAATCGCCGATGTTTCGGCCATCCTCAGGGATAAGAATATTTCCATAGAAGGCCTGGTGCAAAGGGGCCGCGACCCCGGTCAGGCCGTCCCGGTCATCATTACCACCCACGAAACCCGCCACGCGGATATGGCCGGGGCGTGCGAATTGATCGAAAAGCTGGATTGCTGCATCGAAAAACCGCGCCTGATGGTCATCGAGCAAATATAGGCTTGTAATTACATAATCACTCAAATAGGATAGGGCGCTTTTTTAAACCTTCAAGGAAAGACTGCACAATGACGCAAAAGGCGAGGACGATGACGGATAACTCGGCAGAACTGGAACTGAACATGGACCGCAACCTCGCGCTCGAAGTCGTGCGTGTAACGGAGGCTGCGGCTCTGGCCGCCTCCAAACTGGTCGGCCGCGGCGACAAGGACGGCGCGGATCAGGCAGCCGTTGACGCCATGCGGAGCGCCTTGAACGCCCTCAATATCCGTGGAAAAGTCGTCATTGGCGAAGGGGAACGCGATGAAGCCCCTATGCTCTATATCGGCGAGGAAGTCGGCACGGGCACAGGCCCGAAGGTGGACATCGCCCTCGACCCGTTGGAGGGAACAGACATCACGGCCCGCGGTGGCCCGAACGCGCTGGCGGTCATTGCGATGACCGATGAGGGCGGATTCCTGAACGCCCCCGATGTCTATATGGAAAAAATTGCGGTCGGTCCCGGCATCGACCCGAAAATCCTGAGCCTCGACGATCCCATCGGCGACGTCCTGAAGCGTCTGGCGAAGGAAAAAGACGGCAAAATTGAAGATCTGGCCGTCTGCATCCTCGACCGCCCGCGCCACGAAAAACTCATCAATAGCGTACGCGAAGCCGGCGCGCGCATCATCCTCATCGGTGACGGCGACGTCAGCGCAGTCATTGCAACAACCGAACCGGAAAACACCGGGATAGATCTGTATGTCGGCTCCGGCGGCGCACCGGAAGGTGTATTGGCGGCGGCGGCGTTGCAATGCACCGGCGGCGCGATACTGGGCAGGCTCGTCTTCCGCAACGAGGATGAAATCGCCCGCGCCGAACGCTGGGGCATTAAGGATCTCAATCGTGTTTACAAGACAAACGATCTGGCTAGCGGCGAAAACGTGATGTTCGCAGCCACGGGCGTAACCG
The sequence above is drawn from the Alphaproteobacteria bacterium genome and encodes:
- the glpX gene encoding class II fructose-bisphosphatase, coding for MDRNLALEVVRVTEAAALAASKLVGRGDKDGADQAAVDAMRSALNALNIRGKVVIGEGERDEAPMLYIGEEVGTGTGPKVDIALDPLEGTDITARGGPNALAVIAMTDEGGFLNAPDVYMEKIAVGPGIDPKILSLDDPIGDVLKRLAKEKDGKIEDLAVCILDRPRHEKLINSVREAGARIILIGDGDVSAVIATTEPENTGIDLYVGSGGAPEGVLAAAALQCTGGAILGRLVFRNEDEIARAERWGIKDLNRVYKTNDLASGENVMFAATGVTDGATMRGVRRSAAGAKTSSIVMRSKSGTIRRIESTHNFRRKTWLQSI